From Halococcus saccharolyticus DSM 5350, a single genomic window includes:
- a CDS encoding type 1 glutamine amidotransferase has product MTRPRIALLDPSENENTQRNFRRELDADLAEFAVRDDVPDTFAFDGAVVPGSRASVYWDEPWIDPLVEWVGTAVERGLPVLGVCFGHQVLAAALGGTVEDMGSYEIGYRDVEVGDDPLFAGVESPATVFTTHSDTVTELPPGAEQIAANDYGVHGFRVGHAVGVQFHPEYDPATAREVTRGKDLSDERIDRVLDGITEGNYAAACEAKTLFANFTDSVREVRNGGESTTRSGEAAGD; this is encoded by the coding sequence ATGACGCGGCCACGCATCGCCCTGCTCGATCCGTCCGAGAACGAGAACACCCAGCGGAACTTCCGTCGAGAACTCGACGCCGACCTCGCGGAGTTCGCGGTCCGCGACGACGTGCCCGACACGTTCGCGTTCGACGGAGCAGTCGTTCCCGGCTCACGCGCATCGGTGTACTGGGACGAGCCATGGATCGATCCCCTCGTCGAATGGGTCGGGACGGCCGTCGAGCGCGGGCTGCCCGTTCTGGGAGTGTGTTTCGGCCATCAGGTGCTCGCGGCCGCGCTCGGTGGCACCGTCGAGGACATGGGGAGCTACGAGATCGGGTACCGCGACGTCGAGGTCGGGGACGATCCACTGTTCGCGGGTGTCGAAAGCCCCGCCACCGTCTTCACCACCCACTCCGACACCGTGACCGAACTCCCGCCCGGGGCCGAGCAGATCGCCGCAAACGACTACGGCGTCCACGGGTTCCGGGTCGGCCACGCGGTCGGCGTGCAGTTCCACCCCGAGTACGATCCGGCGACCGCCCGCGAGGTCACCCGCGGGAAGGACCTCTCCGACGAGCGGATCGATCGGGTGCTCGACGGGATCACTGAAGGGAACTACGCGGCGGCGTGCGAGGCCAAGACCCTCTTCGCGAACTTCACCGATTCGGTCCGTGAAGTGCGCAACGGCGGGGAATCGACGACACGGTCTGGCGAAGCGGCCGGCGACTGA